A window from Mytilus galloprovincialis chromosome 8, xbMytGall1.hap1.1, whole genome shotgun sequence encodes these proteins:
- the LOC143043044 gene encoding LOW QUALITY PROTEIN: UDP-glucuronosyltransferase 2B13-like (The sequence of the model RefSeq protein was modified relative to this genomic sequence to represent the inferred CDS: substituted 1 base at 1 genomic stop codon): protein MTSAHYDTSLHXTPFNPVYMPALWSGYIDKMTFLERMINIVLYNIHLIKPTMPSFGNLVGDSLMDYPIPIASNAILCGGLAARPVNSLISKIETFVEKSKDDLVIVAFGSIIKSCPEYIMNKLISAFQKMKHFSFIFRNEDYEKEYGNILLLPWLPQNDLLWHVKTKLFITHCGKSSIFEALYHGVPMLAFPIALYKKTNAAVI from the exons ATGAC TTCTGCCCACTATGATACAAGTCTCCACTGAACGCCATTTAACCCTGTCTATATGCCAGCACTATGGTCAGGatatatagacaaaatgacattCCTGGAACGAATGATTAATATCGTATTGTATAATATTCATCTTATCAAACCCACAATGCCTTCATTTGGCAATCTAGTT GGGGATAGTTTAATGGATTATCCAATTCCCATTGCCTCGAATGCCATTTTATGTGGTGGATTAGCAGCCAGGCCCGTTAATTCGTTGATATCTAAGATAGAGACATTTGTTGAGAAGTCTAAAGATGACTTAGTTATCGTTGCCTTTGGTAGCATAATTAAGTCATGCCCtgaatatataatgaataaattAATTTCAGCTTTTCAAAAGATGAAGCATTTCAGTTTTATATTTCGTAATGAAGATTATGAAAAAGAATATGGAAACATATTACTTTTGCCATGGTTACCACAGAATGATCTGCTTTGGCATGTCAAAACCAAACTATTTATCACTCATTGTGGAAAGAGCAGCATCTTTGAAGCTCTCTACCATGGCGTACCTATGCTTGCATTTCCAATTGctctttataaaaaaacaaatgccgCTGTTATATAA